The nucleotide sequence AATAGCCTTCTATCCTTTCCAGTAATTCCGGCAACTTTTCCAGCGGTAGGGCAGGGTAATGGTTTTTCGGCGGCGGGGTGATAGCGCCGCAGAGGTCATTGGCCGGATTGCTGGCAATCAGTCCTTCCTGTACGGCGTAACGCATGATGACTGTCGTGCGTTGCTGTATCCGTGCAGCCGTTTCCAGACAGCCCTTTTTCTCCGCTACCCGCAGCGGGATCAGCAGGTTGGCGGTTTTCAGGTCGGTGACAAGGACATTGCCGATGAGCGGGAAAACGTGCAGTTCCAGTGAACGCAGGACTTTGGCGGCGTGTGCCTCAGTCCAGCGAATGTTGGCGCCCACCCACTGACGGGCGACGGCTTCAAAGGTATTGCCGTTTTTCTTCGCCTGTTTGTCGTGCTGTTTTTTTACGCCGGGATCGTCCCCAGCGCTGAGAATAGTCCGGGCTTCTTCACGCAGTTTACGGGCACTGGCAAGCGATACCGTCGGGTAAGCGCCAAACGCCAGCTTCTTCTCCTTGCCGCCGAAGCGGTACTTAAGATGCCAGAGCTTGGAACCGTTAGGTTTAATCAGCAGGTACAGACCCTGCGCGTCGCTGAGTTTGTAAGGTTTATCGAGCGGCTTGGCGTTGCGGATGGCGGTATCAGTCAGAGGCATGGTGGGGGCTCCGTAGTTTATCGAACCGACAGGCCCCCAATTAAGCCCCCAAAAACTACGGATGTCAAAAAATCTGGTAGTACCTTGAGGTACTCCAGATTTTCATCAACTCACTGATTTTTCTATGTTCCCGGACGTATAGGAACGTCCCAAAACAAAAATATGGTGCCCGGACTCGGAATCGAACCAAGGACACGAGGATTTTCAATCCTCTGCTCTACCGACTGAGCTATCCGGGCAACGGGGCGCATTAAACCGTATATCGCGGGGAGCGTCAACGAGTTTCTGTCATAATCGCTGTGGTTGGTCTATTTTCAGTCGTTTACCTCTATTGGCAATTGGTTTCCGGCGTGCCGGAACGTTCCCTCAATGGTGCGGCAGGCCAGATGGC is from Dickeya dianthicola NCPPB 453 and encodes:
- a CDS encoding tyrosine-type recombinase/integrase, which gives rise to MPLTDTAIRNAKPLDKPYKLSDAQGLYLLIKPNGSKLWHLKYRFGGKEKKLAFGAYPTVSLASARKLREEARTILSAGDDPGVKKQHDKQAKKNGNTFEAVARQWVGANIRWTEAHAAKVLRSLELHVFPLIGNVLVTDLKTANLLIPLRVAEKKGCLETAARIQQRTTVIMRYAVQEGLIASNPANDLCGAITPPPKNHYPALPLEKLPELLERIEGYSGRLLTRLAVQLNLLIFIRSSELRFARWVEIDLDNAMWTLPAQREPIAGVRHSERGAKMKTPHLVPLSKQAVTILKQLKLLSGNGELLFPGDHDARKPMSENTINKALRTMGYDTQVDICGHGFRTIACSALIESGRWSKDAVERQMSHQERNHVRAAYIHKAEHLDERTQMMQWWSDYLDACQHQFIPAYRFEKSIKVA